From a single Phocoena sinus isolate mPhoSin1 chromosome 1, mPhoSin1.pri, whole genome shotgun sequence genomic region:
- the RCC1 gene encoding regulator of chromosome condensation isoform X2, translating to MPPKRITKRRSPPEDALPKSKKVKVSHRSHNTEPGLVLTLGQGDVGQLGLGENVMERKKPALVPILEDIVQAEAGGMHTVCLSKSGQVYSFGCNDEGALGRDTSVEGSEMVPGKVELQEKVIQVSAGDSHTAALTEDGRVFLWGSFRDNNGVIGLLEPMKKSMVPVQVQLSTPVVKVASGNDHLVMLTVDGDLCTLGCGEQGQLGRVPELFANRGGRQGLERLLVPKCVMLKSRGSRGHVRFQDAFCGAYFTFAISSEGHVYGFGLSNYHQLGTPGTESCFVPQNLTSFRNSTKSWVGFSGGQHHTVCMDSEGRAYSLGRAEYGRLGLGEGAEEKSVPTLISRLPAVSTVACGASVGYAVTKDGRVFAWGMGTNYQLGTGQEEDVWSPVEMTGKQLENRVVLSVSSGGQHTVLLVKDKEQS from the exons ATGCCACCCAAGCGTATAACTAAGAGAAGGTCACCCCCCGAAGATGCCCTCCCCAAAAGCAAGAAGGTGAAGG TCTCACATAGGTCCCACAACACAGAACCGGGTTTGGTGCTGACGCTGGGCCAGGGCGACGTGGGCCAGCTGGGGCTGGGCGAGAATGTGATGGAGAGGAAGAAGCCAGCCCTGGTGCCCATTCTAGAGGACATCGTGCAAGCTGAGGCTGGGGGCATGCACACTGTGTGTCTAAGCAAAAGTGGCCAG GTCTACTCCTTCGGCTGCAATGATGAGGGTGCCCTGGGAAGGGACACATCAGTGGAGGGCTCAGAGATGGTCCCTGGGAAAGTGGAACTGCAAGAGAAGGTGATACAGGTGTCAGCAGGAGACAGTCACACAGCGGCCCTCACCGAGGATGGCCGTGTCTTCCTTTGGGGCTCCTTCCGG GACAATAACGGTGTGATCGGGCTCTTGGAGCCCATGAAAAAGAGCATGGTGCCTGTGCAGGTGCAGCTGAGTACGCCCGTGGTGAAGGTGGCCTCAG GAAACGACCACTTGGTGATGCTGACAGTTGATGGCGACCTCTGTACTTTGGGCTGCGGGGAGCAGGGCCAACTGGGCCGCGTGCCTGAATTATTTGCTAATCGTGGTGGCCGGCAGGGCCTCG AACGACTCCTGGTCCCCAAGTGTGTGATGCTGAAATCCAGGGGAAGCCGGGGCCATGTCAGATTCCAGGATGCCTTCTGTGGTGCCTACTTCACCTTTGCCATCTCCTCTGAGGGCCATGTATATGGCTTTGGCCTCTCCAACTACCATCAGCTAG GAACCCCAGGCACAGAATCTTGCTTTGTACCTCAGAACCTGACGTCCTTCAGGAACTCCACGAAGTCCtgggtgggcttctctggtggccaGCACCATACAGTCTGCATGGATTCAGAAG GAAGAGCATACAGCCTGGGCCGGGCTGAGTATGGGCGGCTGGGCCTTGGGGAAGGTGCCGAGGAGAAGAGCGTACCCACCCTCATCTCCAGGCTGCCCGCCGTCTCCACGGTGGCTTGTGGGGCCTCTGTGGGATATGCTGTGACCAAGGATG GTCGTGTTTTTGCCTGGGGCATGGGCACCAACTACCAGCTGGGCACAGGACAGGAAGAGGATGTCTGGAGCCCCGTGGAGATGACAGGCAAACAGTTGGAGAACCGTGTGGTCTTATCTGTGTCCAGCGGGGGCCAGCACACAGTCTTACTAGTCAAGGACAAGGAACAGAGTTGA
- the RCC1 gene encoding regulator of chromosome condensation isoform X1, which produces MPPKRITKRRSPPEDALPKSKKVKDPGNQAVRVVASRRVPGARSCQVSHRSHNTEPGLVLTLGQGDVGQLGLGENVMERKKPALVPILEDIVQAEAGGMHTVCLSKSGQVYSFGCNDEGALGRDTSVEGSEMVPGKVELQEKVIQVSAGDSHTAALTEDGRVFLWGSFRDNNGVIGLLEPMKKSMVPVQVQLSTPVVKVASGNDHLVMLTVDGDLCTLGCGEQGQLGRVPELFANRGGRQGLERLLVPKCVMLKSRGSRGHVRFQDAFCGAYFTFAISSEGHVYGFGLSNYHQLGTPGTESCFVPQNLTSFRNSTKSWVGFSGGQHHTVCMDSEGRAYSLGRAEYGRLGLGEGAEEKSVPTLISRLPAVSTVACGASVGYAVTKDGRVFAWGMGTNYQLGTGQEEDVWSPVEMTGKQLENRVVLSVSSGGQHTVLLVKDKEQS; this is translated from the exons ATGCCACCCAAGCGTATAACTAAGAGAAGGTCACCCCCCGAAGATGCCCTCCCCAAAAGCAAGAAGGTGAAGG ACCCTGGTAACCAGGCAGTGAGGGTCGTTGCCTCCCGCCGCGTTCCAGGCGCCCGCTCCTGCCAAG TCTCACATAGGTCCCACAACACAGAACCGGGTTTGGTGCTGACGCTGGGCCAGGGCGACGTGGGCCAGCTGGGGCTGGGCGAGAATGTGATGGAGAGGAAGAAGCCAGCCCTGGTGCCCATTCTAGAGGACATCGTGCAAGCTGAGGCTGGGGGCATGCACACTGTGTGTCTAAGCAAAAGTGGCCAG GTCTACTCCTTCGGCTGCAATGATGAGGGTGCCCTGGGAAGGGACACATCAGTGGAGGGCTCAGAGATGGTCCCTGGGAAAGTGGAACTGCAAGAGAAGGTGATACAGGTGTCAGCAGGAGACAGTCACACAGCGGCCCTCACCGAGGATGGCCGTGTCTTCCTTTGGGGCTCCTTCCGG GACAATAACGGTGTGATCGGGCTCTTGGAGCCCATGAAAAAGAGCATGGTGCCTGTGCAGGTGCAGCTGAGTACGCCCGTGGTGAAGGTGGCCTCAG GAAACGACCACTTGGTGATGCTGACAGTTGATGGCGACCTCTGTACTTTGGGCTGCGGGGAGCAGGGCCAACTGGGCCGCGTGCCTGAATTATTTGCTAATCGTGGTGGCCGGCAGGGCCTCG AACGACTCCTGGTCCCCAAGTGTGTGATGCTGAAATCCAGGGGAAGCCGGGGCCATGTCAGATTCCAGGATGCCTTCTGTGGTGCCTACTTCACCTTTGCCATCTCCTCTGAGGGCCATGTATATGGCTTTGGCCTCTCCAACTACCATCAGCTAG GAACCCCAGGCACAGAATCTTGCTTTGTACCTCAGAACCTGACGTCCTTCAGGAACTCCACGAAGTCCtgggtgggcttctctggtggccaGCACCATACAGTCTGCATGGATTCAGAAG GAAGAGCATACAGCCTGGGCCGGGCTGAGTATGGGCGGCTGGGCCTTGGGGAAGGTGCCGAGGAGAAGAGCGTACCCACCCTCATCTCCAGGCTGCCCGCCGTCTCCACGGTGGCTTGTGGGGCCTCTGTGGGATATGCTGTGACCAAGGATG GTCGTGTTTTTGCCTGGGGCATGGGCACCAACTACCAGCTGGGCACAGGACAGGAAGAGGATGTCTGGAGCCCCGTGGAGATGACAGGCAAACAGTTGGAGAACCGTGTGGTCTTATCTGTGTCCAGCGGGGGCCAGCACACAGTCTTACTAGTCAAGGACAAGGAACAGAGTTGA
- the RCC1 gene encoding regulator of chromosome condensation isoform X3, whose translation MPPKRITKRRSPPEDALPKSKKVKVSHRSHNTEPGLVLTLGQGDVGQLGLGENVMERKKPALVPILEDIVQAEAGGMHTVCLSKSGQDNNGVIGLLEPMKKSMVPVQVQLSTPVVKVASGNDHLVMLTVDGDLCTLGCGEQGQLGRVPELFANRGGRQGLERLLVPKCVMLKSRGSRGHVRFQDAFCGAYFTFAISSEGHVYGFGLSNYHQLGTPGTESCFVPQNLTSFRNSTKSWVGFSGGQHHTVCMDSEGRAYSLGRAEYGRLGLGEGAEEKSVPTLISRLPAVSTVACGASVGYAVTKDGRVFAWGMGTNYQLGTGQEEDVWSPVEMTGKQLENRVVLSVSSGGQHTVLLVKDKEQS comes from the exons ATGCCACCCAAGCGTATAACTAAGAGAAGGTCACCCCCCGAAGATGCCCTCCCCAAAAGCAAGAAGGTGAAGG TCTCACATAGGTCCCACAACACAGAACCGGGTTTGGTGCTGACGCTGGGCCAGGGCGACGTGGGCCAGCTGGGGCTGGGCGAGAATGTGATGGAGAGGAAGAAGCCAGCCCTGGTGCCCATTCTAGAGGACATCGTGCAAGCTGAGGCTGGGGGCATGCACACTGTGTGTCTAAGCAAAAGTGGCCAG GACAATAACGGTGTGATCGGGCTCTTGGAGCCCATGAAAAAGAGCATGGTGCCTGTGCAGGTGCAGCTGAGTACGCCCGTGGTGAAGGTGGCCTCAG GAAACGACCACTTGGTGATGCTGACAGTTGATGGCGACCTCTGTACTTTGGGCTGCGGGGAGCAGGGCCAACTGGGCCGCGTGCCTGAATTATTTGCTAATCGTGGTGGCCGGCAGGGCCTCG AACGACTCCTGGTCCCCAAGTGTGTGATGCTGAAATCCAGGGGAAGCCGGGGCCATGTCAGATTCCAGGATGCCTTCTGTGGTGCCTACTTCACCTTTGCCATCTCCTCTGAGGGCCATGTATATGGCTTTGGCCTCTCCAACTACCATCAGCTAG GAACCCCAGGCACAGAATCTTGCTTTGTACCTCAGAACCTGACGTCCTTCAGGAACTCCACGAAGTCCtgggtgggcttctctggtggccaGCACCATACAGTCTGCATGGATTCAGAAG GAAGAGCATACAGCCTGGGCCGGGCTGAGTATGGGCGGCTGGGCCTTGGGGAAGGTGCCGAGGAGAAGAGCGTACCCACCCTCATCTCCAGGCTGCCCGCCGTCTCCACGGTGGCTTGTGGGGCCTCTGTGGGATATGCTGTGACCAAGGATG GTCGTGTTTTTGCCTGGGGCATGGGCACCAACTACCAGCTGGGCACAGGACAGGAAGAGGATGTCTGGAGCCCCGTGGAGATGACAGGCAAACAGTTGGAGAACCGTGTGGTCTTATCTGTGTCCAGCGGGGGCCAGCACACAGTCTTACTAGTCAAGGACAAGGAACAGAGTTGA